Genomic window (Neurospora crassa OR74A linkage group VI, whole genome shotgun sequence):
ATTTCACCGTCCATCTCATTACCATTCCTATTATATACCAATATCTCAGACGACATGCAGATTATGCTTGTAATATGCTTTGCTGCGTCGTTGTGGTGCTCTATGTGCCAACCATTCACTGCCTTAGACAGCGACACATGGCACTCCTTGCTTATTTCCTCCTGCTTGTTGCAATCATAACTTGTCTTGGTGCGGGAGGGACGGAAGGTCCCATATGCCGGTCGAAGGTGTCTctgaaggaagaaaagaaagaagaaacaTTTTCGGTGGGTGTTTATTCAGCCACTCGCAACTCTCAACCCTATGCGTTTTGCTCCCCGCTCATCTTACGAGCGGGTCGCAAATTTGCTTCTGGCCCGTATTCTCTTGCCAAACACGAAGAAGAGGTACGGGAAAGGCAGCATCGCCAGGGTaaggaaggcgaggagggcCGTGGCCCACTGGAAGCCCAGCTTCTCGTACATTTGTATTCCAAACAATGGGAAGGCAGCTGCATCCAGGTGTCAAAAAGTCAGCACAAAACCCCATGTCGAGAAACAAAGCACAAAACACAAGGGAGCGCAGCGGATTGAACCCGGAAGATCCAGCTAGAAGGAAGAGCGGCAGATGCATGTCCTGAGCGCTGCTGGGCCGGTATCACCAAAACACACACCGACACCCCCAACGCCGCATAAACGACACCATACACCGGGGTCCATCTTCACTCGAGACTTACCTGCAAACGAACATCGCACAAGAGCATTCGTGGCTAAGGCACTCGCTGCGTATCGCGGGTATGCGTCAACCTGTATACGAAACGCCTTCTTGTCAGCACTGCCAACTTTGTCCAATCTTTGCTTTCGCTTTCTGCCCAATCAGATGCCTCTAATGGCTCTCCATATCTCTGCGTGTATGGTGTGCGAACACGGCAGGATAGTTGTCGTTTTGTACTCCCCAccccttctttttatttcccttctcttGACTGACACTCACACAACCTTTTTCCACCTTGGCCATTCGAGTGAGCAAGGAGAGGCCAGACATGAGGTGACGGGAGGAGAAAGTCAAAGTGAGAGGCAAAATGACAACCCCATTCAGCAGTGATCACAACATCATGTTTTGACATGACTCGACATGATGGATGAGGCTGACACTGTTCCCCATTTTGATATTCCCCCCACACACACAAGATGCATTTCTTGGGTTCGGGCCTGTTTTTGAATTGGAATAGGAAGCGTAATCCACTTACCAAGAACGTGAAGATACCGGTGAAGGCGAAGGACATGCTATATGCAAGACAAGTCAGTTACCGATTAACGGCATCATGGGACTTTGCAGACGCGAGATAAACAACAACGGGGGGCGGGAGGGAAGACGAAAGGAACCAAGTGGGAAAtggagaaaagagagaagggCGCAAGCCTTAAACCAGGCCCTGGAAGAGACGAGGGTAAGGAAGTGGCTATCCCCATTTCCCATTTTGAGCATCAACTTTGACCAAGCCATGACTGAGAATTTGGGCTTGGAAGAAAGACGGAGAGGCAAAAACAGAGAgacgaggagggggggaagagCCAGAACATAGAACGGCAGAGTCAGAGAAGTTCTCCGTCCGTTTCTGCGGCAATCGGTTTGGTAGCAGGGCTACTACGCCATCCACGTACTCCCTAACCACTTCTACCCCGGACCATAACCAGGCTTAGTCAATGAACATTGGGAAAGAAGCCTGAGGGTGGGTGTCAGTTGACGCACCATCCTACATGCCATGTTTCTTGGACTCGCCCCCCACACCCTTCCACgtcttcccccctctccaCTGTTTCTCTCTCAAACACGCAACGAAGTAAGCGGAATATGGGTTTCCCCAGGAAGAAGGAATGAAGCTACCTCCTTCTTACTGTACCTTAACCCTCTTGATCTCAAAGCTTACGcaagggaggaggtagaTGACGGGGTAAACCAAGCCAAGCACAGCAGAAAGGGAAACACAAGCAAGTATGTACTTACCCCAGACCAAAGATCGACGACCCAATGATTGGCACGATCCAATGCACCCACGGATACGTACTAAACCCGAACATGAACAGACCGCCCGTGATGAGCGGGGCACCCACAATCACGGGCGGCAGCTGGTCCTCAGGCTCGCCCTTCATGATTCCCGTCTTCTTGAATCGCTTCTCGGCCAGGCCATTTCTCACGCGCGTCCAGACGGGAGTGATGCAGCCGGCCAGGACCATGGACACGCCGAGGCCCATGAAGGTAAGTCCGACCTGCCAGAGATTGAAGCCGTGGTTGGTGCGGAAGACGAGGGGGAAGGCACCGAAGAAGAGATACAAAACGCCCAGGAGAACCGCGGAGTAGACATCCAGGATGAGACACATGGGCTCAAGCAGGAGCAGCTGAAACGGTCGCATGAGGGAGTTGCCAAGGGTGGAGGCGACGGACTTGGTGGTGCGCTCGATGGGGGCGTGGTAGCGGTTGTCGCCGGTGGTTTTCCGGAGGTTGACGGCCTTGCGCTTTAGGAGGACGGGGTCTGTGTAGAGAAAAGGGATATGGTGAGTAAAAAATGTAAGTCAgggggtttgtttactttttccttctttcagTCTCTTTGTCTTGGCTACTTTCTCAGAGCCTGATATTCCTTTTCGGCTTCGTCATGcggacctttttttttatttttctcgCTCCAACCGCGAAGCCAAAAACGCGCCTCAGAAACGATTGTTCGAGGCCTGGAAGTTTCGACAATCACTTCATTTGAAGGAAATGGAAAAGACGTACGATATGTTTCCGGCACTAGCACCATCACACACACCAGCAAAACCCCGGCCCAAATGATCAAGAAATAATACGTCCACCTCCAGGTCGTGAAGGTGTTAATCAATCCTCCCACCAACGGCCCCGTCGCCGGTCCAATAAACGGCGACAACGCAAAGATGGCCATGGGCAACTGGAACTTCTCCCTACTGAACAGGTCGCCCACGGTGCCACCGGACACGCTGAGAAACGCACTGCCCGCCAGACCCTGAAAGAACCTCGCAATGATCATAGTCTGGATATTCTTGGCCACCGCACTAGGGATCAGCCAGATCAGAAACCCGGCAAACGAGCAAATGTAGATGGGTCTCCGTCCGTAGAACTCAGCCAACGGCGACCAGAACGGTCCCATCGCAATCCCCAGCACGAAGAACGAGAGGCCCAGTGTCGCTACTATGCGAGAGCAGTGGAACTCGGCGTTCATCTGCGTGTACGTAGCCGTGTAGATGGCCGAGGCGTGCGTCACGGCGAAGGAGCCGATGCTCAGCACCGCGATGATGATCCACTTCCGCCAGGTCGGCATGCTTCGCGGGTTCAGAGGGTCCGCGTCGCCTCCTTCCCAGCCGACCTCGAAGCgcttctcttcttcgtccttgaTGGTCTCGCCGGCCCCTGAgcgggctgctgctgcttccgcgtcggctccttcctcctctttttcaGCTTCGTCTTCTAAGTCGTCTACGCCAAAGCCGTTGTTGGAGCGCGAGCGAGAAATGTGGCTGAAGGTGGTGTTATGACTTTGTCGGCTCATGGGTCGGGGTTGGTGAGGGGGCTGCGTTTGGTGGGTTGAGATGGGCGCGAAACCAATGTCGTCTTCTGTctgggatgatgatgatgccgagTCGAAATCATTCTCCTTCTCGTTCTGTCCGGTCGCCGAGTGGGCAACCTGAGGCGTGGTTGAACCGCTGGCTCCATGGCTACCGCTAAACTGACCCTTTTCGATATCTACGTCATGTGTCGGTGAGTTGATCTGAGTTGCATTTGAGTTGAGGTGAGTGGCGTCGTAGTTTTCCACCTTCTCCAGTTCGTTCATCGTGTGCTTCTAGCTGGTGTTGGCCAGCCTGTCGACGTGGACTATGTCGCTTGAAGATGTAAAGCAGTAGGGTGGGCCGTGAATGGTCGAATAGGTCGATCTTGGCCCGTTGTTGCGATGCTTCTCAAGTTCTGATGTTGGCTGATTTCTTTTTGCAAATTATATCAAAAGTTAAGTCGTCTTTATAGGGTAGCTCTTCGAAGATCCTAGGGATTTCTATCTGAAGTAGGATGATACAAAACGCTGTCGGGCCCACAGGTTCTAGTCCTCGCTGATGCAGTTGGTAAAGGATTGAAGatttcgtctttttttttttttttttcttttttacaTATCGCTGGAAAATATTTTCCGAGATGGCAGTTGGTTGCGGGCTCGAGGTTGCTGAAGGATGGGAAACGTAGGTAGGCGTAGGTAGGAACGGAACTGAATGAAGAAAAATCacaaacaagaaaagaacaagaaaacaGCAGCCAACTACCGCTTTTTCTTTGCAGAAAGAAGAGGGGGACGGAGTCGGGGATGGCTACCTCGGGTTTAAGCTTTTGGACACGATCAAGGAAAGAGTAGTATCAGTGCAATTCCTCTCTACTGTGTACACTAggtctttccctttttcatCGTTCGCAACATCCCAAACGGGAATGGCACAAAATGTGGAAGGTGGTGTGCCTGACTAACCATGACACTGACCCCATTTTTTCGGCGGAGGATGGATGTTTGATTGATAATGCTCCTGTCAAGTTTCCATCCTTTTGGCCCTTTGTCGGTGTTTCCTCGCTGGGTTCCCTACACCGCGctttacttatttagtaCGTACCAATTACCAATCCGCACAAATAAATCATTCTGGGGAACAATGCTACCAGGAGTGCGTCTTCCAAAGGATAAGTTCGGTTCAGGTCGTAGTTGTTTGGTTAGCTCCTGTTttgatataaatatagtagtaacgaATGGTAGCCGGTCTGCCGGTCGAGAGAAATAACAAAGAAaatcgaggaggacgaagtcCGAGAATGGTGAGGacaggagaggaggaagaaagggccCAACCACTGCACTAACGGGTGGGCCGGATACCAGATACCAACCATGACTGATGTGATCGATCAACTGAAGGGTTCTTGCAAGAGATCAGCGGTAGGGACTTCCCAGAACCGACCATGGAATTGCAGAAGGCGAGGAGAAGAGAGCAACATCCGTAATCGGCTTTTTTTATGCCGTCCAAAATCGTTGATTCTAAAAGCAAACACGCAATTCGCTAACACATTGTGTGATGCATATCTCATGGTACCGGTTGATGATGGCTAACGGGATCCGAGAGGATATATAGACAGataggagaagaagacggtaggtaggtatcgcCGCCACCTCATCCATCccgaagagaaaaagagtcGATGGATTGTTGGTATTGTATGTAAAAGCGGTGCGGGAATAGGAAATATCAAACGTTGGTGTCTGCTGTCTGAGTCGGCGAAGGGGTGCCAGTGTCAGTCATGTGCCTCGCCTCTGGCTCAGTCGCCCTGCGGCTCTCACTAACGGTCTGTACTTGGCTGCCGAAGAAGCCTGGTGCTTTGTGGTGCGTTGTGCATGTTCGCGCGGGGAATCTTATCGCCGGCGGTAACCCcgaggtaggtaggagtGACTGCCGGAGAGGAGGGGCCGAGGGGCGAGagtggaggggagggggaggtagCGTTCAGCGATTGGAGGATTGGAGATCGAAAAAGGGACGGGACGAAACGCTCAATCAATGAACATTCTGCAAATTTTCGATGGTTTGTGTCAATGGGAAGGCGTGTGGAAGTTGAGTGGATATTAAGCTGGAATGACGTGATGATATTGTGCTGCCTCTTAAGAACCAGGGCTCGTTATCCAGATCCGAAAATTTCGCCTAATCGGGAATTCTTCTTGGGCTACATACACTAGTCGATCGTTTATCGCTTGACATCGATGTCTCTCTAGCCTTTTCGCTCTGCAACCCAAAATGCAGCAATGTACCCGTAAAACTTCTCTTTGGGGCCAGCTGAGTTGGGGAAAATGATATTCAACATTGTGTGAGTATGTCAAGACTTTATGTTCTGTGATTTCTTGACAAAAACAGGGCAAAGACTTTCTATGTAGACGTTTGTCAAGAATGGAAATGTTTGAGATACAACAGAAGCCTGCTTTCTTGCCACTTGATTACCACCTCGATGCTCGACACTGCAGTGCAGTATTGTGCAAAAAGCTGAGATACCATGTAGGTATACGTGGGCGAATATCTAATTGCACGTTAAGAGCAAAGAAAATACCCCTTTGTTCGAGATTCAGAAGCAGACAGTTCCAAATTTTCATCAATCCGGTGTCGCAGAGAACGGCAACAATCGAGGCTCATCCACCAACTGTCAGTCTTCTAGCACTAGAGAATTCGCAGTCAACTGACGTTGATAGTTCCGTCCCCGGCCGTTTCAACTACCTATTCTAAACTGCCTGGTTGCACATCGATTTTACGTTTTGCCAAAAATCTGCCTGCTGAATGACAACCTGCAGCAAATGCACGTACAGTTCTCTGAAGCCCTGAACCCTTGATCGAATTATCGGTACGGCACAATCTCTACTTTGGCGTGCGCAAAGCAGATTATTTGAAGATATGACGAGACGTCTGAGTTTGCCATTGCATCTCCACCTCGATGCGCTCTGTCACTTCAAGGACAGTATCTTCATTTTCGAAGGGATGGAATGTCCCTCGGCCATCCGCATACTTGTTTCTCACCAAGATATATCCAGAACACAAGTTgatcgaaaaaaaaaaaaaaagaagaagaaaatattaataaataaaaaataagaaaagaaaaagaggacatacaacacctgggattcgctggtcgtcaccgacccagcTACTAGTCAGGCGATTGGTAGTTTATCTacgggagagcggacgggatcccgagttttttACCAtctatggtcgtatgtgatGATACTGCTTTGGAGTGGGCATTATGAAGCACAAAGAAAACACTATTAGTAGAGAGTTTTGAGTTTGAAATCGTTCGCCATCCACGGAGACCCCTATCCACGAGAGGTTATCATCATACGAATAGCTACAGCCATGCCATGTAAGCACATATCTCTAATTTCATTGCCATTAAACTTGCTCGCCTGCTCAAATCCATCAGTCATAACCAAGGCAGTCCTTTATGTCAAAGGGTCAAGCATAGTTTGGTTGCCTTGACAATCCCCTCCATATCTCGTCGGTCAGTCCCCATACCTGCGCCAGCGCCTCATGGCAACCCCGAAACCTTCCAGACCTTAACCGCCCCATCCACACCCGTGCTAACCACTGTACCTTCCTCCATCCACGCCACCCCGTTCACGCCGTCCTTGTGCGCGTTTGGCGCGCTCGTCCTGCTCCCTGGCTTCGCCAAGCTCCAAACACAAACATTCGTGTCTAGGCCGCCGCTGACGGCGTGCGTGCCGGCCTCGTTCCACGCGATGCTTAGCACGCGCGCCGTGTGGGCCGACCACCGGTCGGTTTCCACTTCCCACGAGCCAGAGCCGCTGGTGCGGTAAACGACGATCTTGCCCGTCGAGTTGCCGGCCGCCAGGAACTTGCCGTCGCGAGAGAATGACAGGGTGGAGATTTGGGCGGAGGAGTTGGTAAGAACGGCGACGGGCTGGGAGGAGAGAGTGCCGTCAGAGCTGGAGAGTGAGTGGATGCGGACTGTGTTGCCGTCGCCGCCTACGGCAATCACAGAGCCGTCCGTGGGGGAGGCGGCGATGGCAGTGGAGGTGAAGGTGGTCGGGAGCTCGGAGATGAAGTCGGGGCCCTGGTAGACTTGGATGCCGGTGTGGGCGGCCACGACGACGAACTTGCCGtcgctggtggtggcgatGCCCTTGGGCTGGGCGGAAAGCTTGGTGGATAAGCCGGTGAAGGTGTTGGCAGACACGTCGACGGAGCGCAGAGTGTCGTCCCAGCCGACGCTGTAGACGGTGCCGCCTGAGGGGGAGAGGGCGAACTGGGTCACTTGGTTGGAGTGCGACTGGCCGTCGACAACGGTTCCCGTGCCCGCCGCGAGGTCCCAGCTCAGGACGCGGCCCTCAAAGCTACCCGTCAGAAGAGCCTGACCGTCGGGGCTGGCGCCAAGGGCGGTGATGTTCTTATTGTGGCCTTGAACAACGCGGATCGGTTTGGGATTGCCCGGAACCAGGTAGCTGAGGTCCCCATTGAGATTGAGGCTGATAATCAGCCCGTCGGTACGGCCATGCGGCCAGACTACGCCAACTTGCTGGTCCGGGATGCTGACGCTGCCCTCAGGCCCGAATCGCCAGGTTTCGGTGTTCTTGCCCGACTCGGCATCCCATACGCGAACAGTTTGGTCGGCGCTGGAGGTGACGAAATGCTTCGAGTCGGAAGCCCAGCTGATGCCATAGATACCGCCCGTGTGGACACCCTCGCCGATCGTCTTGGTTGGTGCGCCCGTCTTTCCATCGTACAGCTGGATCTTCCTGTCGGCACCGACCGTGACCAATGTTGCACCGTCTGGGCTGAATGCCGTGCCGGTAACGAATCCCTTGTGCTCCGACGCCTTATCGGCGAACTTGAAGGGTGCGCCGTGGAGGAAACACATGGACCCATCGTCCGACACCGTAGCTGCACGCAATGGCCGCTGCTGCCTTATGCTGACGGCATTGACAACCTTGCTGTGGCCCGTGACCTCACCAACACTGTTGCCGCTGTCAGCGGTGAAAGCATGGCCAAATCGCTCGCGGCCATCACCAACGGCAATCACACGCTGCGAGTCGCCGTCCCAGGCAATATCGTTAATGCGGCCGGAAATGATAGAGTATTCGCCCTTGGTGTTCTCAGCACCGACAGCGTCCCAGACGCGCACCTTGCCCGAGACATCACCAGAAGCAACCCAGAAGCCTGATGGCGAGAAGCGGGCAACGGTGGTAGTGGTTGTATGGCCAGTATACTGGAGGGACTTGGATGGCTCGTCGATGGTGCGAACGAAGATGGATTTGCCGGACTGCGGGGTTTCAAGGATGTGTCTTGGTAAGCTCGAATGTACTTTGGCTGGCGATGGTATTGCTGGCGGTGAAGAAGACTTACAGCGTAGACTATGCGCTCGCCCTTGGGATCGCAAGAGAGCTGGGTGGCCTGACCGCGGGTCGTGGCGGGCGCAGCGGCCAAGATCTTGTCGATTTCGATGGGCATATCGTTCTCCTTGACTCTTTTGTCTGTTGCTTCGTAGATAGCTTGGGGACGCGAGAGTAAGTGATCGGCGAGTTGGCGTTTGTTTATTATACACAGTAGGGGGCTAAGGTATCAACCCAGCTGGGGGGAGCTCGTAACAAGGGGGAGCTGTTCCAAGGTGTCAGATCGGTGTCAGCTAGATGGAGCCCATTGGAGCCTGGACGATGATGCAGTGGGACGCGCGGCGGAGAACCTACCTACAGAGGTACATGGACAGTGGGGTTGGCGTTGCGGGGTAGCGTTGCCGCCAAAGCAGCAGTACACTGCAGCGAGCAAGCAGGAACAGAATGGACAGTCGGGTGCCTGGCGTCGGGTTCCCGTCGGTCTGAATAGATCATGTCTCTGGCTGGAGGATGACGACTAGAATCATACTCAGTCCCATCCTTATACATATTGTTCAGATATAATCATTAGCTGACAAAACACATTGTTTTGTACGCCATGTCCGTGTAGTCACTTTACATACCTGCTTTAAAGTGCGGGCTCGATCTTGGCTTCGCCAAATAAGGTTGTATTGCGCCAAGGCTAACACCCACGAGTAGAAAAAAGGGGTGTTTGTTGACAAGCGTCGCTATAGAAACACACTTTCTTCCAACAGTTGTCTACATACTTTAAAAGACCACGGGTTTTTCCGGTGTCTCGACAGCTCATAGCATCGTCTCGTCAAGTGACTCTCCTGAATAATGACGTTCCTTACCATCGACCAGAGTTTGGGTCACCTTAAGATCTGAATACTTGCAGTTTCATATCATAGACGCTGGATGGGTTCGCTAGGTAATGACTCGATGGCCTGAAGATGGCATCTTCCCACAGGACAACGATGGAAAAGATCTACGTAGTATACTAACATCTAGACAGGAgggaaaaaagcaaaaagagAATGAGATGTTGACATTGCCAGATTCAGTTTGCTATAAAGAAAATCCAAATCCCACGGCAAAGAAGACCAGGACTAACTACTCTTCATGCTTTGCTGGATGGCCCTGGCAGCAATTGCAAAATGTTCAAAAAAAGATGGTTGTGACTCGGATACCGGGAGTCGAACCCGGGGCTGTTGAGAGAGCAGTCACTCCTAAGTAGTGAGAGTCAACGATGTTACCGCTACACCATACCCGATTTGGAATGGTTTCCGATTTTTATCGATGACCTCACAAGATTGACACACTATATAGGCCAGACTGCTGGCTCCAACGTCTATCATGTTCAAGCAACACTCCTTTTTGTCTTGGAAAACCATACACCCTGGCGCATGGGGTCAGAAGGTAGCTCAAGCCCTGGCAAGTATGGACCACCGTCAACGTTGAGACTCGCACACCGTTAGTGATTTAGTCCTGCCCGGCATCTTCACGACATGAAATACCACTCTCGAGGGGCCGGAAGTCACGTTGAAGGAGACGCTCGGTTAAAACTATTTCCAGTAGGATCTCAAGGTGGATTGTTTACGATTCAGAATCTCTTTACCTTACGAATCGCAGAACTCCATGATTCCGGAGAAGGTGTTGCGTAAGGGTATGGAAACTACAGTAAGCCATCGTCTTTCCAGATATGTGGTCAAGTTGCTTTGGCGACAGCTATCAGCCTTCCGGTGCGCAGGCATGCAAAGGGACCGAACATCTGATTTTCATTGAAAAAGAACCGCCATTCAACGGGGAACAGAAGAGCTTGATCCAGCATGTCAATCTGCCGGAGGAGAAgtttggaagaagaggataaggGACAAAAAGCTCAACCGCCCAAGTCAAAGTCCGAACTGACCAGCTGCCGGCTTTGAGAATTGTACCACCAGCACCGCGCACCGGGCACTGGTTTTCTAGCCCATCGACGGCTTGACCACGGAGAGAACCTGCTTAAACCCTCTGAATCCCAATTGTATGTACCCCGAGGGGGATTCGAATTGACTGGTCATATTTGCCAGCCGCACCAGCTCCAGTTAACCCCGTTGAGTCTTAGGATATGTTCGCTCTATATCTAAGATAGCGCCGGCCATCTTGCCAGAGGCGTTCCGAAGTTGAAGATGTTCTGGTACTGAATGGCTGGAGATAGGCAACGTGAAGACAATGCCTGCCCTAACTGGTATCGCGGTTTCTGCTGCGCTCGCTGTTACAACGAGACGCACCCACTTGGGAGTAGGGACAGTAAGCTATGTTGACCCCATCAATATGCGAGTAATAGGAGAAGAGTATTCGGTCAACCCTCCCGCGCCTGATGATGTCCTCGCCCGAGGCATATTCTGACGCTGGCTTCGACAAGCGTCCACGCAACCTTGACCTGGCTTACAGCATTTCAACCAGGTGACCGGCGCTTAATGAAGATACAATTGACTTAACCGACTTCTACGTCTGGTCCTTCGTTAGTAAAGAGCTTG
Coding sequences:
- a CDS encoding WD repeat containing protein 2, whose translation is MPIEIDKILAAAPATTRGQATQLSCDPKGERIVYASGKSIFVRTIDEPSKSLQYTGHTTTTTVARFSPSGFWVASGDVSGKVRVWDAVGAENTKGEYSIISGRINDIAWDGDSQRVIAVGDGRERFGHAFTADSGNSVGEVTGHSKVVNAVSIRQQRPLRAATVSDDGSMCFLHGAPFKFADKASEHKGFVTGTAFSPDGATLVTVGADRKIQLYDGKTGAPTKTIGEGVHTGGIYGISWASDSKHFVTSSADQTVRVWDAESGKNTETWRFGPEGSVSIPDQQVGVVWPHGRTDGLIISLNLNGDLSYLVPGNPKPIRVVQGHNKNITALGASPDGQALLTGSFEGRVLSWDLAAGTGTVVDGQSHSNQVTQFALSPSGGTVYSVGWDDTLRSVDVSANTFTGLSTKLSAQPKGIATTSDGKFVVVAAHTGIQVYQGPDFISELPTTFTSTAIAASPTDGSVIAVGGDGNTVRIHSLSSSDGTLSSQPVAVLTNSSAQISTLSFSRDGKFLAAGNSTGKIVVYRTSGSGSWEVETDRWSAHTARVLSIAWNEAGTHAVSGGLDTNVCVWSLAKPGSRTSAPNAHKDGVNGVAWMEEGTVVSTGVDGAVKVWKVSGLP